One window from the genome of Streptomyces sp. NBC_00708 encodes:
- a CDS encoding SAM-dependent methyltransferase, whose amino-acid sequence MSADAPAPDATELRKRIDTTKAHPARVYDVFLGGKDNYPADREAAAMALAANPRGYLTVRHNRDFMRRAVTLAASDGIRQFLDIGTGLPTQANVHQIAQGIAPESRVVYVDNDPVVLVHAQALLTSGPEGRTDYIEADLRDPDRILEAARRTLDFDRPVTLVLAAVTHFIEDETAYPVVKKLVDALAPGSVLVLSNVSSDLNPEQVGSITKGFKERGFAMVRRSYAQMERFVTDNGLELLDPGIVAVHRWRPERVVDLPEAHNPDPEFVAGLDELDRTRYQDINDVTDADVSVYGLVARKH is encoded by the coding sequence ATGAGCGCCGACGCACCCGCCCCTGACGCCACCGAGCTCAGGAAGCGCATCGACACGACGAAGGCGCACCCCGCGCGGGTCTACGACGTCTTCCTCGGCGGCAAGGACAACTACCCGGCCGACCGCGAGGCCGCCGCCATGGCCCTGGCCGCCAATCCGCGCGGCTACCTCACCGTGCGGCACAACCGGGACTTCATGCGGCGCGCGGTGACCCTCGCGGCGAGCGACGGCATCCGGCAGTTCCTGGACATCGGCACCGGACTGCCGACGCAGGCGAACGTGCACCAGATCGCGCAGGGCATCGCGCCCGAGTCGCGCGTGGTCTACGTCGACAACGACCCGGTCGTCCTCGTCCACGCGCAGGCCCTGCTCACCAGCGGTCCCGAGGGCCGTACCGACTACATCGAGGCGGATCTGCGGGACCCGGACCGCATCCTGGAGGCCGCCCGCCGCACCCTCGACTTCGACCGCCCGGTCACCCTGGTCCTCGCGGCCGTGACCCACTTCATCGAGGACGAGACGGCCTACCCGGTCGTGAAGAAGCTCGTGGACGCGCTGGCCCCCGGCAGCGTCCTCGTCCTGAGCAATGTCAGCTCGGACCTCAACCCGGAGCAGGTCGGCAGCATCACCAAGGGTTTCAAGGAGCGCGGCTTCGCCATGGTGCGCCGGTCGTACGCCCAGATGGAACGGTTCGTCACCGACAACGGCCTGGAACTGCTCGACCCCGGCATCGTCGCCGTGCACCGCTGGCGTCCCGAGCGGGTCGTCGACCTGCCGGAGGCCCACAACCCCGACCCCGAGTTCGTGGCGGGCCTGGACGAGCTGGACCGTACGCGCTACCAGGACATCAACGATGTCACCGACGCCGATGTCAGTGTCTACGGCCTGGTGGCCCGCAAGCACTGA
- a CDS encoding ATP-dependent helicase, with translation MSPRLTDPEQLKELLGIPFTPEQTACITAPPAPQVIVAGAGSGKTTVMAARVVWLVGTGQVAPEQVLGLTFTNKAAGELAERVRKALVAAGVTDPDVIDPDNPPGEPGISTYHAFAGRLLTEHGLRIGLEPGVRLLADATRYQLAARVLREAPGPYPALTRSFPTLVSDLLALDAELAEHLVRPEQLDAYDTELLRTLETARLSNAELRKIPETAGARRELLALTRRYREAKRSRDLLDFGDQIALSAELALTRPEVGAILRDEYRVVLLDEYQDTSVAQRLLLSALFGSGPGTAPTGHAVTAVGDPCQAIYGWRGASVANLDDFPQHFPHADGTPATRYALSENRRSGGRLLHLANGLAAPLRAMHEGVEALRPAPGAERDGLVRCALLPTHTEEIAWLADSIAHLVRTGKAPGEIAVLCRTAGDFPEIQAALVARDIPVEVVGLSGLLHLPEVADLVAVCEVLQDPGANAALVRLLTGPRWRIGPRDLALLGRRARFLVHRATHGDDEDSDPDRRLAEAVEGVDPAEVISLADALDTFLDAGGEEDDRLPFSAEARIRFARLAAELRDLRRSLADPLMDVLHRVLATTGLEVELSASPQALAARRRETLGNFLDVAARFAAVDGEATLLAFLGFLRTAAQYEKGLDNALPGGENTVKVLTAHKSKGLEWDVVAVPGLVTGQFPSGQSRDAWTSQAKVLPHALRGDTATLPALHTYDAKGLKGFKEEMKEHQHTEELRLGYVTFTRPRTLLLGSGHWWGPSQKKPRGPSPFLHALYEHCAAGYGEIEAWADEPAETDENPALAEASADHAWPLPLDDTALARRRAAADTVLRLLAEGETPVPDAAPLSDDALFPDDAPFPDEDPFFDEAPFPDGDDAPPPAAPSAPPVPHVPTPRAPARLTPEEARTLASWDRDLDALAGELRRARATVRDVLVPASLSATQLLRLADDPDGFARELARPMPRPPQPAARRGTRFHAWVESRFEELPLPMLGPDELPGGDESDADIADEQDLAALKEAFERTPYARRTPYRVETPFQITLAGRVIRGRIDAVYRTGDTYEIVDWKTSRTHTADPLQLAVYRLAWAELHGLPLTDVTATFLFVRSGEAVRPASLPGRPELERILLDEPPPSDG, from the coding sequence GTGTCCCCGCGCCTCACCGATCCCGAGCAGCTCAAGGAGCTTCTGGGCATCCCCTTCACCCCGGAGCAGACGGCCTGCATCACCGCGCCGCCCGCCCCGCAGGTGATCGTGGCCGGAGCCGGATCGGGGAAGACCACGGTGATGGCCGCCCGCGTGGTGTGGCTGGTCGGCACCGGCCAGGTCGCCCCCGAGCAGGTCCTCGGACTCACCTTCACCAACAAGGCGGCCGGTGAGCTGGCCGAGCGCGTACGCAAGGCACTCGTCGCCGCCGGAGTCACCGACCCGGATGTGATCGACCCGGACAACCCCCCGGGCGAGCCCGGCATCTCCACGTACCACGCCTTCGCCGGGCGGCTGCTGACCGAGCACGGGCTGCGCATCGGGCTCGAACCGGGCGTCCGCCTCCTCGCCGACGCCACCCGCTACCAGCTCGCCGCCCGCGTGCTGCGCGAGGCCCCCGGCCCCTACCCCGCGCTGACCAGGTCCTTCCCCACCCTCGTCAGCGACCTGCTCGCCCTCGACGCCGAACTGGCCGAACACCTCGTACGCCCCGAACAGCTCGACGCGTACGACACAGAGCTGCTGCGCACGCTGGAGACGGCCCGGCTCAGCAACGCCGAACTGCGCAAGATCCCCGAGACCGCCGGGGCCCGCCGCGAACTGCTCGCGCTGACCCGGCGCTACCGCGAGGCGAAGCGGAGCCGCGACCTCCTCGACTTCGGCGACCAGATCGCCCTCTCCGCCGAGCTGGCCCTCACCCGCCCCGAGGTCGGCGCGATCCTGCGCGACGAGTACCGCGTCGTCCTGCTCGACGAGTACCAGGACACCTCCGTCGCCCAGCGGCTCCTGCTCTCCGCCCTCTTCGGCAGCGGCCCCGGCACCGCCCCGACCGGGCATGCCGTCACCGCCGTCGGCGACCCCTGCCAGGCCATCTACGGCTGGCGCGGCGCCTCCGTCGCCAACCTCGACGACTTCCCGCAGCACTTCCCGCACGCCGACGGCACCCCCGCCACCCGCTACGCGCTGAGCGAGAACCGCCGCAGCGGAGGCCGTCTCCTCCACCTCGCCAACGGGCTCGCCGCGCCCCTGCGCGCCATGCACGAGGGCGTCGAGGCCCTGCGCCCCGCCCCCGGCGCCGAGCGCGACGGCCTCGTCCGCTGCGCCCTGCTGCCCACCCACACCGAGGAGATCGCCTGGCTCGCGGACTCCATCGCCCACCTCGTGCGCACCGGCAAGGCGCCCGGCGAGATCGCCGTCCTGTGCCGCACCGCCGGTGACTTCCCGGAGATCCAGGCCGCGCTGGTCGCCCGCGACATCCCGGTCGAGGTCGTCGGCCTCTCCGGGCTGCTCCACCTCCCCGAGGTCGCGGACCTCGTCGCCGTCTGCGAAGTGCTCCAGGACCCGGGGGCCAACGCCGCCCTCGTCCGCCTGCTCACCGGCCCCCGCTGGCGGATCGGCCCTCGCGACCTGGCCCTGCTCGGCCGCCGGGCCCGCTTCCTCGTCCACCGCGCCACCCACGGAGACGACGAGGACTCCGACCCCGACCGCAGGCTCGCCGAGGCCGTCGAGGGGGTCGACCCGGCCGAGGTGATCTCGCTCGCCGACGCCCTGGACACCTTCCTGGACGCGGGCGGCGAGGAGGACGACCGGCTTCCGTTCTCCGCCGAGGCCCGGATCCGCTTCGCCCGCCTCGCCGCCGAACTGCGCGACCTGCGCCGCTCGCTCGCCGACCCCCTGATGGACGTCCTCCACCGGGTCCTGGCCACCACCGGCCTGGAGGTCGAGCTCTCCGCGTCCCCGCAGGCCCTGGCCGCCCGCCGCCGCGAGACCCTGGGCAATTTCCTCGACGTCGCCGCCCGCTTCGCCGCCGTCGACGGCGAGGCCACGCTGCTCGCCTTCCTCGGCTTCCTGCGCACCGCCGCCCAGTACGAGAAGGGCCTCGACAACGCGCTGCCCGGCGGCGAGAACACCGTCAAGGTCCTCACCGCCCACAAGTCCAAGGGCCTGGAATGGGACGTCGTCGCGGTGCCCGGACTGGTCACCGGCCAGTTCCCCAGCGGCCAGTCCCGCGACGCCTGGACCTCCCAGGCCAAGGTCCTCCCGCACGCCCTGCGCGGCGACACCGCCACGCTGCCCGCCCTGCACACCTACGACGCCAAGGGCCTCAAGGGCTTCAAGGAGGAGATGAAGGAGCACCAGCACACGGAGGAGCTGCGCCTCGGCTACGTCACCTTCACCCGCCCCCGCACGCTGCTCCTCGGCTCCGGCCACTGGTGGGGCCCCAGCCAGAAGAAGCCGCGCGGCCCGTCCCCCTTCCTGCACGCGCTGTACGAGCACTGCGCCGCCGGGTACGGGGAGATCGAGGCGTGGGCGGACGAGCCCGCCGAGACCGACGAGAACCCCGCCCTGGCCGAGGCGTCCGCCGATCACGCCTGGCCGCTCCCGCTGGACGACACCGCCCTGGCCCGCCGCAGGGCCGCCGCGGACACGGTGCTGCGACTGCTGGCGGAGGGGGAGACGCCGGTCCCGGACGCCGCGCCTCTTTCCGACGACGCGCTGTTCCCGGACGACGCGCCGTTCCCCGACGAGGACCCCTTCTTCGACGAGGCCCCGTTCCCGGACGGCGACGACGCGCCGCCCCCGGCGGCCCCGTCCGCCCCGCCGGTCCCGCACGTCCCGACCCCCCGCGCCCCCGCCCGCCTCACCCCCGAGGAGGCCCGCACCCTCGCCTCCTGGGACCGGGACCTGGACGCGCTGGCCGGGGAGCTGCGCCGGGCCCGCGCCACCGTGCGCGACGTGCTCGTCCCCGCCTCGCTCTCCGCCACCCAGCTGCTGCGCCTCGCCGACGACCCCGACGGCTTCGCCCGGGAGCTGGCCCGGCCCATGCCCCGCCCGCCGCAGCCGGCCGCCCGCCGGGGCACCCGCTTCCACGCCTGGGTGGAGTCCCGCTTCGAGGAACTGCCGCTGCCCATGCTCGGCCCCGACGAGCTGCCCGGCGGCGACGAGAGCGACGCCGACATCGCGGACGAACAGGATCTCGCCGCGCTGAAGGAGGCCTTCGAGCGGACCCCGTACGCCCGCCGCACCCCGTACCGCGTGGAGACGCCGTTCCAGATCACGCTGGCCGGCCGGGTGATCCGGGGCCGTATCGACGCCGTGTACCGCACGGGAGACACGTACGAGATCGTCGACTGGAAGACCAGCCGCACCCACACCGCCGACCCGCTCCAGCTCGCCGTCTACCGGCTGGCCTGGGCCGAACTGCACGGACTGCCGCTCACCGACGTCACCGCCACCTTCCTCTTCGTGCGCAGTGGCGAGGCCGTGCGCCCCGCCTCCCTGCCGGGCCGCCCGGAGCTGGAGCGCATCCTCCTGGATGAGCCACCTCCGTCGGACGGATAA
- a CDS encoding ATP-dependent helicase — protein sequence MSTSSTTRHSPHRHARPGTTGPYRLVRTLPGSVEPPLLDAAQRAVVDHPGGPLLVLAGPGTGKTTTLVEAVAARIARGADPARLLILTFSRKAAVELRDRMAARLGAARGPQATTFHSFCYALVRAHQDADLFADPLRLLSGPEQDVTVRDLLAGQLDLEKEGRPHIRWPDELRACLTTRGFADEVRAVLARSRELGLGPDALADFARRTGRPDWGAAARFLAEYLDVLDAQGVLDYAELVHRAVLLAERPEVSAPLAGAYDAVFVDEYQDTDPAQVRLLHALAGNRGRAPGGGGGRDLIAFGDPDQSIYAFRGADVNGILDFPEMFRRADGAPAPVGVLTTSRRSGDRLLAATRLLTRRMPLTRLPSAKVRAHRELRTVREGGSVETYTYPTASTELDNIADLLRRAHLEDGVPWSEMAVLVRAGGRTLPSLRRALTSAGVPLEVDGDDLALRHEPAVGPLLTALRAVATAALRGGAADGEEVSWLDTETALTLLSSPLGAMDAADLRRLGRALRDEERAAGNRVPAPSGALLARALAEPERLVTHDPAYARGAQRLGALLRTARELLEAGGTAEEALWALWSGTPWPDRLERAALRGGAAGRNADRDLDAVCALFETAARAEERTGGRGALNFLEEVDAQDIAADTLSRRAVRPDAVRLMTAHRSKGLEWRLVVVAGVQEGLWPDLRRRGSLLEADRIGRDGLAEPLTPGALLAEERRLFYVAATRARERLVVTAVKAPADDGDQPSRFLAELGVEPRDVTGRPRRPLSVAALVAELRATTVDPAASDALREEAARRLARLAALTDDEDRPLVPSAHPYRWWGLYEPTRSAVPLRDRDQPVTLSGSALDQLANTCALQWFLGREVKADEPATAAQGFGNVVHVLADEVASGRTPADLAVLMERLDSVWDGLVFDAPWKSHQEKEQARAALERFLRWHVMDRAGRTPVASEHDFDVTLEAGEYEVRIRGSMDRVERDAEGRAYVVDFKTGKQAPTKDEVQRHPQLAVYQVAVREGAVDDAFGGTRPEPGGAELVQLRQAAPKKEGGDAAPKVQAQAPPDSEWVSDLLATAAGRVLDERFTPTTGQHCGHCAFKASCSAQPEGRHVLE from the coding sequence GTGAGCACCTCCTCCACCACCCGGCACAGTCCTCACCGTCACGCACGGCCGGGGACCACGGGCCCGTACCGGCTGGTGCGTACCCTGCCGGGTTCGGTGGAGCCCCCTCTCCTGGACGCGGCGCAGCGCGCGGTGGTTGATCACCCCGGCGGCCCGCTCCTGGTCCTCGCCGGCCCCGGTACGGGCAAGACCACCACGCTCGTCGAAGCCGTCGCGGCGCGGATCGCCCGGGGCGCCGACCCGGCCCGCCTGCTGATCCTCACCTTCAGCCGCAAGGCCGCCGTCGAACTGCGCGACCGGATGGCCGCCCGGCTCGGCGCCGCCCGGGGACCGCAGGCCACCACCTTCCACTCCTTCTGTTACGCGCTCGTCCGCGCCCACCAGGACGCCGACCTCTTCGCGGACCCGCTGCGGCTGCTCTCCGGGCCGGAACAGGACGTCACCGTCCGCGACCTGCTGGCCGGCCAGCTCGACCTGGAGAAGGAGGGGCGCCCGCACATCCGCTGGCCCGACGAGCTGCGCGCCTGCCTGACCACGCGCGGCTTCGCCGACGAGGTACGCGCGGTGCTCGCCCGCAGCCGCGAGCTGGGCCTCGGCCCCGACGCCCTCGCCGACTTCGCCCGGCGCACCGGCCGGCCCGACTGGGGAGCGGCCGCCCGCTTCCTCGCGGAGTACCTCGACGTGCTGGACGCCCAGGGCGTGCTGGACTACGCGGAGCTGGTCCACCGCGCGGTGCTGCTCGCGGAGCGCCCCGAGGTGTCGGCGCCGCTGGCCGGGGCGTACGACGCGGTGTTCGTCGACGAGTACCAGGACACCGACCCGGCCCAGGTCCGGCTGCTGCACGCGCTGGCCGGCAACCGGGGCCGCGCACCGGGGGGCGGCGGCGGGCGCGACCTGATCGCCTTCGGTGACCCGGACCAGTCGATCTACGCGTTCCGGGGCGCCGATGTGAACGGCATCCTCGACTTCCCCGAGATGTTCCGCCGTGCGGACGGCGCCCCGGCCCCGGTCGGCGTCCTCACCACCTCGCGCCGCTCCGGGGACCGGCTGCTCGCCGCCACCCGGCTGCTCACCCGGCGGATGCCGCTCACCCGGCTGCCCTCGGCGAAGGTCCGCGCCCACCGCGAGCTGCGCACGGTCCGCGAGGGCGGCAGCGTGGAGACGTACACCTACCCGACCGCCTCCACCGAGCTGGACAACATCGCCGACCTGCTGCGCCGCGCGCATCTGGAGGACGGGGTGCCGTGGTCGGAGATGGCGGTGCTCGTCCGGGCCGGCGGCCGCACGCTTCCCTCCCTGCGCCGGGCCCTGACCTCGGCGGGCGTCCCGCTGGAGGTCGATGGCGACGACCTGGCCCTGCGCCACGAACCGGCGGTGGGCCCCCTTCTTACGGCCCTGCGCGCGGTGGCGACGGCGGCGCTGCGGGGCGGGGCGGCCGACGGGGAGGAGGTGTCCTGGCTCGACACCGAGACCGCGCTCACCCTGCTCTCCTCCCCGCTCGGGGCCATGGACGCCGCCGACCTGCGCCGGCTCGGCCGCGCCCTGCGGGACGAGGAGCGCGCCGCCGGCAACCGGGTGCCCGCGCCCTCCGGTGCGCTGCTGGCCCGCGCGCTCGCCGAACCGGAGCGGCTGGTGACGCACGACCCGGCGTACGCCCGGGGCGCCCAGCGCCTGGGCGCGCTGCTGCGCACGGCGCGCGAGCTGCTGGAGGCCGGCGGCACCGCCGAGGAGGCCCTGTGGGCGCTGTGGTCCGGCACCCCGTGGCCGGACCGGCTGGAGCGCGCGGCCCTGCGCGGGGGCGCCGCCGGGCGCAACGCGGACCGCGACCTCGACGCGGTCTGCGCCCTGTTCGAGACGGCCGCCCGCGCCGAGGAACGCACCGGCGGCCGGGGCGCGCTCAACTTCCTGGAGGAGGTCGACGCCCAGGACATCGCGGCCGACACCCTCTCCCGGCGCGCGGTCCGCCCCGACGCCGTCCGGCTGATGACCGCTCACCGCTCCAAGGGCCTGGAGTGGCGGCTGGTCGTCGTCGCGGGCGTGCAGGAAGGGCTCTGGCCGGACCTGCGCCGCCGGGGCTCGCTGCTCGAAGCGGACCGGATCGGCCGCGACGGCCTCGCCGAACCCCTCACGCCCGGCGCCCTCCTCGCGGAGGAGCGGCGGCTGTTCTACGTGGCGGCGACCCGCGCCCGCGAGCGCCTGGTCGTCACCGCGGTCAAGGCCCCCGCCGACGACGGCGACCAGCCCTCCCGCTTCCTCGCCGAGCTGGGCGTCGAACCCCGGGACGTGACCGGCCGCCCGCGCCGCCCGCTGTCCGTCGCCGCGCTCGTCGCCGAGCTGCGCGCCACCACCGTCGACCCCGCCGCGTCCGACGCGCTGCGCGAGGAGGCCGCCCGCCGCCTCGCCCGGCTGGCGGCGCTCACCGACGACGAGGACCGGCCGCTCGTGCCCTCCGCGCACCCGTACCGCTGGTGGGGCCTGTACGAGCCGACCCGCTCGGCCGTACCGCTGCGCGACCGGGACCAGCCCGTCACCCTCTCCGGCAGCGCGCTCGACCAGCTCGCCAACACCTGCGCGCTCCAGTGGTTCCTGGGCCGCGAGGTGAAGGCCGACGAGCCCGCGACCGCCGCCCAGGGCTTCGGCAACGTCGTCCATGTCCTGGCCGACGAGGTGGCCTCCGGCCGTACGCCCGCCGATCTGGCCGTCCTCATGGAACGGCTCGACTCGGTCTGGGACGGGCTCGTCTTCGACGCCCCCTGGAAGTCGCACCAGGAGAAGGAGCAGGCGCGCGCCGCCCTCGAACGCTTCCTGCGCTGGCACGTCATGGACCGGGCCGGCCGCACACCCGTCGCCAGTGAGCACGACTTCGACGTGACGCTGGAGGCGGGGGAGTACGAGGTGCGCATCCGGGGCTCGATGGACCGCGTCGAGCGGGACGCCGAGGGCCGCGCGTATGTCGTCGACTTCAAGACCGGCAAGCAGGCCCCGACGAAGGACGAGGTCCAGCGTCACCCCCAGCTCGCCGTTTACCAGGTGGCGGTGCGGGAAGGCGCGGTCGACGACGCCTTCGGCGGTACGCGGCCCGAGCCGGGCGGCGCCGAACTCGTACAGCTGCGCCAGGCCGCCCCCAAGAAGGAGGGCGGCGACGCCGCGCCCAAGGTGCAGGCGCAGGCGCCGCCGGACTCGGAGTGGGTCTCCGACCTGCTGGCGACCGCCGCGGGCCGTGTCCTGGACGAGCGGTTCACCCCCACGACCGGCCAGCACTGCGGGCACTGCGCCTTCAAGGCGTCGTGCAGCGCGCAGCCGGAGGGGCGGCACGTCCTGGAGTAG
- a CDS encoding MGMT family protein, which produces MRGRAKRKIRNFPAVRTLRVRADTDPAALSVAYGRMGRMSEHPTGDALPEYAERVLDVADMVPPGRVMTYGDVAEWLGEGGPRQVGRVMALYGSAVPWWRVVRADGRLLPGHELRALDHYREENTPLREAPASAEGHLPRLDMRRARWDGVTGGPAGAAGGGGGAHT; this is translated from the coding sequence ATGCGGGGGCGTGCGAAGCGCAAGATACGCAACTTTCCCGCCGTGCGCACGCTGCGTGTGCGGGCGGACACGGACCCCGCCGCCCTGTCGGTGGCGTACGGCAGGATGGGGCGGATGAGCGAACACCCGACGGGCGACGCGCTGCCGGAGTACGCGGAACGCGTGCTCGACGTCGCCGACATGGTCCCGCCCGGCCGCGTCATGACCTACGGCGATGTCGCGGAGTGGCTGGGCGAGGGCGGCCCCCGCCAGGTCGGCCGGGTCATGGCGCTGTACGGGAGCGCGGTGCCGTGGTGGCGCGTGGTGCGCGCCGACGGCAGGCTGCTGCCCGGCCACGAGCTGCGCGCCCTGGACCACTACCGCGAGGAGAACACCCCGCTGCGCGAGGCCCCCGCGAGCGCGGAGGGCCACCTCCCGCGCCTGGACATGCGGCGCGCGCGGTGGGACGGCGTGACGGGCGGCCCGGCGGGGGCGGCCGGCGGCGGTGGGGGAGCTCACACCTGA
- a CDS encoding lysylphosphatidylglycerol synthase domain-containing protein, with protein sequence MQPPKAADASDAEPRSDGDRQEPDTEQPSARPAGSTLASAEEALTERVSGDEPLLPARVHRPSDLMRLLIGVLAVVVLFSVAAFAHGTTTGLEQDINKGTGQAPDLLIKLAGLVSSIAVLLVPVAFAIERLIKRDGLRIADGVLAAVLAHGVTLATDLWVAKYASGTLQDALTQPQPGDAVTDPVHGYLAPVIAYMTAVGMARRPRWRVVLWVVLLLDAFAMLVGGYTTPFSIVLTVLIGWTVAYGTLYAVGSPNVRPTGQHLMAGLRHVGFRPVTAMRADEAPDAGDQSDRGRRYLVSLEDGPPLDVTVVDREQQAQGFFYRVWRRLTLRGITQRRSIQSLRQALEQEALLAYAAIAAGANAPKLIATSELGPDAVMLVYEHIGGRSLDALEDAEITDDVVRGAWQQVKALQSRRIAHRRLTGDAILVDRFGKVFVTDLRGGEIAAGDLVLRMDVAQLLTTTGLRVGPERAVAAALAVLGPDAVADCLPLLQPIALSRSTRAHLRRLARERSQREREAVLEASDEAKRARAEDAELSRSGDRKAARKSLRTEKQAEKRAMDDALDEAREEDLLSQIRREVLLIRPQAPVEPVRLERIKPRTLFSFIAGAIAAYFLISQVTQADFGAVVEQAEWGWVAAALGFSALSYVAAAMSLLGFVPERVPFGRTVLAQVAGSFVKIVAPAAVGGVALNTRFLQRSGVRPGLAVASVGASQLFGLGCHILLLGAFGYLTGTEKTPSSLTPSRTVIAGLLTVAVLVLVVTAIPFLRKFVVTRVRSLFAGVIPRMLDVVQRPQKLLTGIGGMLLLTGVFVMCLDASIRAFSGPDTPHLSYASIAVVFLAGNALGSAAPTPGGMGAVEGALTLGLIAVGLPKEVAAPAVLLFRLMTLWLPVLPGWLCFNHLTRKGEL encoded by the coding sequence GTGCAGCCACCGAAGGCGGCCGACGCCTCCGACGCCGAGCCACGCTCGGACGGGGACCGGCAGGAGCCGGACACGGAGCAGCCCTCCGCGCGCCCGGCCGGCTCGACGCTCGCCTCCGCCGAGGAGGCGCTGACCGAGCGCGTCTCGGGGGACGAGCCCCTGCTGCCCGCCCGGGTGCACCGCCCCTCCGACCTGATGCGCCTGCTCATCGGGGTGCTGGCGGTCGTCGTGCTGTTCTCCGTCGCCGCCTTCGCCCACGGCACGACCACCGGCCTCGAACAGGACATCAACAAGGGCACCGGGCAGGCCCCCGATCTGCTCATCAAGCTCGCCGGGCTGGTGTCCAGCATCGCCGTGCTGCTCGTCCCGGTCGCCTTCGCCATCGAGCGGCTGATCAAACGCGACGGGCTGCGGATCGCGGACGGGGTACTGGCCGCCGTGCTGGCGCACGGCGTGACGCTCGCCACGGATCTCTGGGTCGCCAAGTACGCGTCCGGCACGCTGCAGGACGCGCTGACCCAGCCGCAGCCCGGTGACGCGGTCACCGATCCCGTGCACGGCTACCTCGCCCCCGTGATCGCGTACATGACGGCGGTCGGCATGGCGAGACGGCCGCGCTGGCGGGTCGTGCTGTGGGTGGTGCTGCTGCTGGACGCCTTCGCCATGCTGGTCGGCGGCTACACGACCCCGTTCTCCATCGTGCTGACGGTGCTGATCGGCTGGACGGTGGCGTACGGCACGCTGTACGCGGTCGGCTCGCCGAACGTCCGTCCGACCGGCCAGCACCTGATGGCCGGGCTGCGGCACGTCGGCTTCCGGCCGGTCACCGCGATGCGGGCCGACGAGGCGCCCGACGCCGGCGACCAGAGCGACCGGGGGCGCCGCTATCTGGTCTCCCTGGAGGACGGGCCACCGCTCGATGTGACCGTCGTCGACCGCGAGCAGCAGGCCCAGGGCTTCTTCTACCGGGTGTGGCGCCGGCTCACCCTGCGCGGCATCACCCAGCGGCGGTCCATCCAGTCGCTGCGCCAGGCACTGGAGCAGGAGGCGCTGCTCGCGTACGCGGCGATCGCCGCCGGTGCCAACGCCCCCAAGCTCATCGCCACCTCCGAGCTGGGCCCGGACGCCGTGATGCTGGTCTACGAGCACATCGGCGGCCGGTCCCTGGACGCCCTGGAGGACGCCGAGATCACCGACGACGTGGTGCGCGGCGCCTGGCAGCAGGTCAAGGCCCTCCAGTCGCGCCGGATCGCGCACCGCAGGCTCACGGGCGACGCCATCCTGGTGGATCGTTTCGGCAAGGTGTTCGTCACCGACCTGCGCGGCGGCGAGATCGCGGCCGGTGACCTGGTGCTGCGGATGGACGTCGCGCAGCTGCTCACCACGACCGGTCTGCGGGTGGGCCCCGAGCGGGCCGTGGCCGCCGCACTCGCCGTGCTCGGCCCCGACGCGGTCGCCGACTGTCTGCCGCTGCTCCAGCCGATCGCGCTCAGCCGCTCCACCCGGGCGCACCTGCGCCGGCTCGCCCGGGAGCGGTCGCAGCGCGAGCGCGAGGCCGTGCTCGAAGCGTCGGACGAGGCCAAGCGGGCCAGGGCCGAGGACGCCGAGCTGTCCCGGAGCGGCGACCGCAAGGCCGCCCGCAAATCGCTGCGCACGGAGAAGCAGGCCGAGAAGCGGGCCATGGACGACGCCCTCGACGAGGCGCGCGAGGAGGACCTGCTCTCCCAGATCCGCCGCGAGGTCCTGCTGATCCGCCCGCAGGCCCCGGTCGAGCCGGTCCGCCTGGAACGCATCAAGCCGCGCACCCTGTTCAGCTTCATCGCCGGTGCCATCGCCGCGTACTTCCTGATCTCGCAGGTCACCCAGGCCGACTTCGGCGCGGTGGTCGAGCAGGCGGAGTGGGGCTGGGTCGCCGCCGCGCTCGGCTTCTCGGCGCTCAGTTACGTGGCCGCCGCGATGAGCCTGCTGGGCTTCGTGCCCGAGCGGGTGCCGTTCGGCCGGACGGTCCTCGCGCAGGTCGCCGGGTCGTTCGTGAAGATCGTGGCGCCGGCGGCGGTCGGCGGGGTCGCGCTGAACACCCGGTTCCTCCAGCGCTCCGGGGTCCGGCCCGGCCTCGCGGTGGCCAGTGTGGGCGCCTCGCAGCTGTTCGGCCTGGGCTGCCACATCCTGCTGCTGGGCGCCTTCGGCTATCTGACCGGCACCGAGAAGACCCCGTCCTCGCTCACCCCGTCCAGGACCGTGATCGCCGGGCTGCTCACGGTCGCCGTGCTGGTGCTCGTGGTCACCGCGATCCCGTTCCTGCGGAAGTTCGTGGTGACCCGGGTGCGGTCGCTGTTCGCCGGAGTGATCCCCCGCATGCTCGACGTGGTGCAGCGTCCGCAGAAGCTGCTCACCGGCATCGGCGGGATGCTGCTGCTGACCGGTGTGTTCGTGATGTGCCTGGACGCCTCGATCCGGGCGTTCAGCGGGCCGGACACCCCGCACCTCAGCTACGCGAGCATCGCGGTCGTCTTCCTCGCCGGCAACGCGCTCGGTTCGGCCGCGCCGACCCCGGGCGGCATGGGCGCCGTCGAGGGTGCGCTGACGCTGGGTCTGATCGCGGTCGGGCTGCCGAAGGAGGTCGCGGCTCCGGCGGTGCTGCTGTTCCGGCTGATGACCCTGTGGCTGCCGGTCCTTCCCGGCTGGCTGTGCTTCAACCACCTCACGCGCAAGGGCGAGCTCTGA